Proteins encoded by one window of Triplophysa rosa linkage group LG19, Trosa_1v2, whole genome shotgun sequence:
- the znf532 gene encoding zinc finger protein 532 isoform X3: protein MGDMKTPDFDDLLAAFDIPDMVDPKAAIESGHDDHDGQLKHNVHHEEDSHVTSGPDVGVSVIVKNVRNFDASDQDFSEKDVHPAVGNGLHNGFLPVSPNNRYSKESDKLQRTEIHGMAGNIATFKQFSPISSAEEFDDDDKIEVDDPADKQSSLPFRPNPLTGLSTKTEELRSQHAKPATAEGPSKPKTNGNCNHMKAEKNSSNGFLGNAKLSDSQKQRKPEEQPRENFRFQDAKEHKESISGLNATKAKSSAKLSSCIAAIAALSAKKANTEAKSPETLSTPRDSPRETKETPKVIEKPPEQESALELPKKVLSKQPESPCSVTSESSSKGSPSSPAGSVQVIPKVRIKTIKTSSGQIKRTVTRVLPEFDPEGWNKGIKSSYNVASSLPPFVFSSPTKTSLPTTILATSGGSAIEVTKQMTIKPVATAFLPVSAVKAAGSQVINLKLANNTTVKATVIPAASVQSASSAILKAANAIQQQTVMVPASSLANTKLVPKTVHLTSLNLLPQNASAAELHKVLTKPQQPIKQSMLAQQQQKKVSRVQVLTSSQSSVVEAFNKVLSRINPVPVYVPNLSPPTAACISLPSRGYKCLECGDSFALEKSLTQHYDRRSVRIEVTCNHCAKNLVFYNKCSLLSHARSHKDKGVVMQCSHLILKPIPADQMILAPSVTSSAPTSSANLGSPIGGSQGKGNPTTVISAPSSAPVTAAMPLDKDASKVCRSTLKCLECNEMFQEESSLAMHYQLAVESNGQQKTCTICQMLLPNQCSFASHQRIHQHKSPYICPECGAICRSVHFQSHVTKNCLHYTRRVGYRCVHCSVIFADVAALKSHIQGSHCEIFYKCPICPMAFKSAPSTHSHAYTQHPGVKIGEPKLIYKCSMCDTVFTQQTLLYTHFDQHISNQKVSVFKCPDCSTHYAQKQLMLDHIKSMHGTLKTIEGPPNLGINLPLSSKPTNSMSPNNKESGSVNSNEKGERKPSSPTKKNSNGTDLPKKVPNSTSCPGWTCGECDRLFTQREVFIAHMKREHGKQLKKHPCRQCEKSFSSSHSLCRHNRIKHKGLRKVYSCLQCPEPSRTFTKRLLLEKHIQLMHGIKDTEAKLPVDSGLIEAAEDKEQVPSPKRKLHSEDEDPEGEEEAEEPGEEGAPVKTSTSQPLKKLKINVFKTHKCAVCSFTTEDIVRFHEHIPQHKTDVSSYQCRECGLCYTSHRSLSRHLFIVHKLKEPQGIGRHNGQQENTPNPEVNDGIPDTQCKVCSKTFETEGVLNTHMRTHGMAFIKSKRLSAAEK, encoded by the exons ATGGGCGACATGAAAACCCCAGACTTTGATGACCTGCTTGCGGCCTTTGACATTCCTGATATGGTCGACCCCAAGGCCGCCATTGAGTCCGGCCATGATGACCATGACGGACAGCTCAAACACAATGTCCATCATGAAGAGGACTCTCATGTCACCTCTGGTCCAGACGTTGGGGTTAGCGTTATTGTGAAGAACGTCCGAAATTTCGATGCTAGCGATCAAGATTTCTCTGAAAAAGACGTCCACCCCGCTGTCGGAAATGGACTACACAATGGCTTCTTGCCCGTGTCACCCAACAACAGATACAGCAAGGAAAGCGACAAGCTTCAAAGGACTGAAATTCATGGAATGGCTGGGAATATCGCCACATTCAAACAGTTTAGCCCCATCTCAAGTGCTGAGGAGTTTGACGATGATGACAAGATTGAAGTAGACGACCCTGCAGACAAACAGAGTAGTTTACCTTTCAGACCGAATCCTCTAACAGGTCTGAGCACAAAGACAGAAGAGCTCCGTTCTCAACATGCCAAACCTGCCACAGCAGAAGGCCCGTCAAAGCCTAAAACAAACGGCAACTGCAATCATATGAAAGCTGAGAAAAATAGTTCCAATGGCTTTTTGGGAAACGCAAAGCTAAGTGACtctcaaaaacaaagaaaacctgAGGAGCAACCCAGAGAAAACTTTCGATTCCAAGATGCAAAAGAGCACAAAGAATCAATCTCTGGGTTGAATGCAACCAAAGCTAAATCATCTGCAAAGCTCTCGTCCTGCATTGCTGCAATTGCTGCCCTTAGTGCAAAGAAAGCTAACACAGAAGCAAAATCTCCAGAAACCCTTTCCACACCTCGAGATTCACCCAGAGAGACAAAAGAGACTCCAAAAGTTATAGAGAAACCTCCAGAACAGGAGTCAGCTCTGGAGCTTCCCAAGAAAGTGCTCTCCAAACAACCTGAAAGCCCTTGCAGTGTTACGAGTGAAAGCAGTAGCAAAGGGTCTCCTTCATCTCCAGCGGGATCAGTCCAGGTCATCCCTAAAGTCCGCATCAAAACCATCAAGACGTCTTCTGGGCAGATCAAGAGGACAGTTACCAGAGTCTTGCCAGAGTTTGATCCCGAAGGATGGAATAAAGGTATAAAATCTTCATACAATGTCGCCTCATCCCTGCCACCCTTCGTCTTCTCATCTCCCACCAAAACATCTCTACCCACCACAATATTAGCAACGTCTGGAGGTTCTGCTATTGAGGTTACAAAACAAATGACCATCAAGCCGGTGGCCACCGCCTTCTTGCCAGTCTCAGCCGTCAAGGCGGCCGGTTCCCAAGTGATCAATCTGAAACTTGCCAACAATACGACAGTAAAAGCCACCGTCATACCGGCGGCATCCGTTCAGAGTGCCAGCAGTGCCATCCTCAAAGCTGCTAATGCCATTCAGCAACAAACTGTCATGGTGCCTGCTTCCAGCCTAGCCAACACCAAACTCGTGCCAAAGACTGTTCACTTAACCAGCCTAAATCTCCTGCCCCAGAATGCATCAGCAGCTGAGCTCCACAAGGTTTTGACCAAACCCCAGCAACCCATCAAGCAATCCATGTTGGCCCAACAACAGCAGAAGAAAGTGTCCCGAGTTCAAGTTTTAACCAGTTCCCAGAGCTCGGTGGTGGAGGCCTTCAACAAAGTTTTAAGTAGAATAAACCCCGTGCCAGTTTACGTACCCAACCTCAGCCCTCCAACCGCAGCCTGTATATCCTTACCGTCCCGGGGCTACAAATGCTTGGAATGTGGAGATTCTTTCGCCCTGGAAAAAAGCCTCACGCAGCATTACGATCGTAGAAGCGTCCGCATAGAGGTCACTTGCAACCACTGCGCCAAGAACCTGGTCTTTTACAACAAGTGTAGCCTTTTGTCTCATGCCAGAAGCCACAAAGACAAAGGTGTTGTCATGCAGTGTTCACATCTCATCTTGAAGCCAATTCCTGCTGACCAGATGATCTTGGCTCCCTCTGTAACTTCCAGTGCTCCCACATCTTCGGCTAACCTTGGATCCCCCATAGGAGGGAGTCAGGGGAAAGGGAACCCAACCACGGTGATCTCTGCCCCTTCTTCGGCCCCTGTTACGGCTGCAATGCCGCTGGATAAGGACGCCTCTAAGGTCTGCAGATCGACTCTGAAGTGCTTGGAGTGTAATGAGATGTTTCAGGAAGAGTCGTCTCTGGCAATGCACTACCAACTGGCTGTTGAGTCCAATGGACAG CAGAAAACCTGCACCATTTGCCAAATGCTGCTGCCAAACCAGTGTAGTTTTGCTTCCCATCAACGGATCCATCAACACAAGTCTCCATATATCTGCCCAGAGTGTGGAGCTATATGTCGATCCGTCCATTTTCAGTCTCACGTGACCAAGAACTGCCTGCACTACACACGCAGAGTCGGTTACCG CTGTGTACACTGTAGCGTCATCTTCGCTGATGTTGCTGCTCTCAAGTCGCACATTCAGGGATCCCACTGTGAAATCTTCTACAAATGCCCCATCTGCCCCATGGCTTTCAAATCGGCACCCAGCACACATTCACATGCCTATACCCAGCATCCAGGAGTTAAAATCGGAGAGCCTAA GTTGATCTACAAATGTTCCATGTGTGACACAGTTTTTACCCAGCAGACGTTGCTCTATACGCACTTCGATCAGCACATATCTAATCAGAAAGTGTCTGTCTTCAAGTGTCCTGACTGTTCCACGCACTACGCACAAAAGCAGCTCATGTTGGATCATATCAAA TCCATGCACGGCACCCTAAAGACCATAGAGGGCCCTCCCAACCTAGGGATCAATCTTCCTCTCAGCTCCAAACCCACCAATTCCATGAGCCCCAACAACAAGGAGAGCGGTTCTGTCAACAGCAATGAGAAGGGAGAGAGGAAGCCATCATCACCAACAAAGAAGAACAGTAATGGAACAGACCTTCCCAAAAAAGTCCCTAATTCCACCTCCTGTCCTGGCTGGACCTGCGGGGAGTGTGACCGCCTGTTCACACAGAGAGAAGTCTTCATCGCGCACATGAAGAGGGAACATGGGAAG CAACTTAAAAAGCATCCCTGCAGACAGTGTGAAAAGTCCTTCAGCTCCTCTCACAGTTTATGCAGACACAACAGAATCAAACACAAGGGCCTGCGGAAGGTCTACTCGTGTCT ACAGTGTCCTGAACCCAGTCGCACGTTCACGAAAAGACTGCTGCTGGAGAAACACATCCAGCTCATGCATGGCATCAAAGACACGGAGGCCAAGCTTCCGGTAGATTCTGGCTTGATAGAAGCCGCTGAGGACAAAGAGCAG GTACCCAGTCCCAAACGCAAGCTCCACTCTGAAGATGAGGACCCCGAGGgtgaagaagaagccgaggagccTGGAGAGGAGGGGGCACCCGTTAAGACCTCAACCTCACAACCTCTAAAGAAACTTAAGATCAACGtattcaaaacacacaaatgtgcCGTGTGCAGCTTCACCACCGAAGATATCGTGCGTTTCCACGAGCACATTCCCCAGCACAAGACCGATGTCTCGTCCTACCAGTGTCGTGAGTGCGGCCTGTGCTACacctcgcaccgttccctctCACGACACCTGTTCATTGTGCACAAGCTGAAAGAGCCGCAAGGAATCGGACGTCACAACGGTCAGCAGGAGAACACCCCAAACCCTGAGGTCAATGACGGTATCCCAGATACGCAATGCAAAGTGTGCTCGAAAACTTTTGAAACGGAGGGAGTGCTGAACACACACATGCGGACACACGGAATGGCCTTTATAAAGTCTAAACGGTTGAGCGCAGCGGAAAAGTGA